In a single window of the Salmo trutta chromosome 23, fSalTru1.1, whole genome shotgun sequence genome:
- the pdcl gene encoding phosducin-like protein → MTTLDDKILGEKLQYYYSSSEDEESDKEDDEGEHKTIRNPDVLEPELEYSADGSAVNTGPKGVINDWRKYKQLKVEQKQEQKEEMERLIKKLSMTCRSDLDDEADAIKQKEMQDKIKHKMTMQEYNMLQEDEDDEDFLQQYRKRRIEEMRRKVLRGKRFEQVYELNSGEEFLEAVDKEDKACLVMIHIYEGEVPACEAMMGSLLCLAQEYPLVKFCSVRGSVIGTSAQFRGSALPALLVYKGGDLIGNFVRITDQLGEDFYAVDVEALLQEYGLLPDKPVLVTKTIRNGAITQSDDSDLDID, encoded by the exons ATGACAACGTTGGATGACAAGATCCTGGGGGAGAAGCTGCAGTACTATTACAGCAGCAGTGAGGATGAGGAAAGTGACAAGGAGGATGACGAGGGGGAGCACAAGACCATCCGCAACCCAGATGTACTGGAGCCTGAGCTAGAATACAGCGCCGACGGTAGTGCCgtcaacacag GGCCTAAGGGGGTGATTAATGACTGGAGGAAGTACAAACAGCTGAAGGTGGAGCAGAAGCAGGAGcagaaggaggagatggagagactcATCAAGAAGCTGTCCATGACCTGCCGCTCCGACCTGGACGACGAAGCCGATGCCATTAAACAGAAAGAGATGCAGGACAAGATCAAACACAAG ATGACCATGCAGGAGTACAACATGCTCCAGGAAGACGAGGATGACGAGGACTTCCTCCAGCAGTACAGGAAGCGGCGCATCGAGGAGATGCGTCGGAAGGTGTTACGCGGTAAGCGCTTCGAGCAGGTCTACGAGCTCAATAGTGGCGAGGAGTTCCTGGAGGCTGTGGACAAGGAGGACAAGGCCTGCCTGGTTATGATCCACATCTACGAGGGTGAGGTGCCTGCCTGCGAGGCCATGATGGGCAGCCTGCTGTGCCTGGCACAGGAATACCCCCTGGTCAAGTTCTGTAGCGTGCGTGGGTCGGTTATCGGCACCAGTGCCCAGTTCAGGGGCAGCGCCTTGCCAGCCCTGCTGGTGTACAAAGGAGGAGACCTGATTGGGAACTTTGTGCGCATCACAGACCAGCTAGGAGAGGACTTCTATGCTGTGGATGTGGAGGCGCTGCTGCAGGAGTATGGGCTGCTGCCGGACAAACCTGTCCTTGTCACTAAGACCATCCGCAACGGCGCCATCACACAGAGCGATGATTCTGACCTTGACATAGACTAG